Proteins encoded together in one Corynebacterium liangguodongii window:
- a CDS encoding DEAD/DEAH box helicase, whose protein sequence is MTLADKLPDLTDVPESLFEEAVWETFLAWTAERGISLYPAQEEASLALLAGDNVILATPTGSGKSMVANAAHFIAMARGQRSFYTAPIKALVSEKFFALCEIFGPENVGMMTGDATVNAHAPIIAATAEIVANIALREGKNASIDQVVMDEFHYYSEPGRGWAWQVPLLELPRAQFLLMSATLGETQWLETDLTERTGRTTTYVGGSQRPVPLDFHYVFTPVHETIEQLLDDGLAPIYVVHFSQREATERAQALTSMNFVSAEEKERIAEEIGDFRFTTTFGKTLSKLLRRGIGVHHAGMLPKYRRLVERLSQTGLLKVICGTDTLGVGINVPIRTVLLTGLAKYDGTRQRILKSREFHQIAGRAGRAGFDTKGTVVVEAPEHEIENVKLRRKAGDDPKKLKKIRKKAPRDGEVSWSEKTFERLTTAEPEELTSQFKVSNSMLLNVVARPGDGYGHLKRLLRTNHDTRAKQNQDILTAVELFRGLVEAGVVERTPDSPAMRPYTLTVELDRDFALNQPLSPFALAFLSVLDPDSPTYSLDVISTFEAILDDPRQLLKAQESAARREELAALKADGVDYVERMALLEDVTYPQPLGEELEAAFETFRESHPWAKEFELSPKSVVRDMVEHAMTFSDLVATYGLARSEGVVLRYLTDAWRTLTHSVPDSYLTDELGDIITWLGELVRQVDSSLIDEWAHMADEDTPISPETLERELAFGVEDPTALTANRRAFKVMVRNFFFRLVELFAFEKEEQLDEAVGYLDPESRPVWPEELDGYFDEYDDVLIDADARGPEYFRLSGEQGREWSVVQVIRDPAGDNAFQLHGVVDLDASDATGEVRLSRLEVIKA, encoded by the coding sequence GTGACACTTGCCGATAAGCTCCCCGACCTCACCGATGTCCCCGAATCGCTTTTCGAAGAAGCGGTGTGGGAGACCTTCCTCGCGTGGACGGCCGAGCGCGGCATCTCCCTCTACCCGGCGCAGGAGGAAGCCTCCTTGGCTCTTTTGGCCGGCGATAACGTCATCTTGGCCACGCCGACCGGGTCGGGTAAGTCGATGGTGGCCAACGCCGCGCACTTCATCGCCATGGCGCGCGGGCAGCGCTCGTTCTACACCGCGCCGATCAAGGCGCTGGTGAGCGAGAAGTTCTTCGCCCTGTGTGAGATCTTCGGCCCGGAAAACGTTGGCATGATGACGGGGGACGCCACCGTCAACGCCCACGCGCCGATCATCGCCGCCACCGCGGAGATCGTGGCTAATATCGCGCTGCGCGAGGGAAAGAACGCCTCCATCGACCAGGTGGTGATGGACGAGTTCCATTACTACTCGGAGCCCGGTCGCGGCTGGGCGTGGCAGGTGCCGCTGCTTGAGCTGCCGCGCGCCCAGTTCCTCTTGATGTCCGCCACCCTGGGTGAGACGCAGTGGCTGGAGACCGACCTCACCGAGCGCACCGGCCGCACCACCACCTACGTCGGCGGCTCGCAACGCCCGGTCCCGCTCGACTTCCACTACGTCTTCACCCCGGTCCACGAGACGATCGAGCAGCTCCTTGACGACGGCCTCGCCCCCATTTACGTCGTCCACTTCTCCCAGCGCGAAGCCACGGAACGCGCGCAGGCGCTGACCAGCATGAACTTCGTAAGCGCCGAGGAGAAAGAGCGCATCGCCGAGGAGATCGGAGATTTCCGCTTCACCACGACCTTTGGTAAGACCCTCTCGAAGCTCCTGCGGCGGGGCATCGGCGTGCACCACGCGGGCATGCTGCCGAAGTACCGCAGGCTGGTCGAGCGATTGTCCCAGACCGGGCTGCTCAAGGTGATCTGCGGCACCGATACTCTCGGGGTGGGTATCAACGTTCCCATCCGCACGGTGCTGCTGACGGGGCTGGCCAAGTACGACGGCACCCGCCAGCGGATCTTGAAGTCCCGCGAGTTCCACCAGATCGCGGGTCGGGCCGGCCGCGCCGGCTTCGATACCAAGGGCACCGTGGTCGTTGAGGCACCCGAGCACGAGATCGAGAACGTCAAGCTGCGGCGCAAGGCCGGGGATGACCCGAAGAAGCTGAAGAAGATCCGCAAGAAGGCCCCGCGCGACGGCGAGGTGTCGTGGTCGGAGAAGACGTTCGAGCGCCTCACCACGGCGGAGCCGGAGGAGTTGACGAGCCAGTTTAAGGTCTCGAATTCGATGCTGCTCAACGTCGTGGCCCGCCCCGGCGACGGCTACGGGCACTTAAAGCGCCTGCTGCGCACGAACCACGACACGCGGGCGAAGCAGAACCAGGACATCCTCACGGCGGTGGAGCTCTTTCGCGGGCTTGTCGAGGCCGGTGTGGTCGAGCGGACCCCGGATTCCCCGGCGATGCGCCCGTACACTCTCACCGTTGAGCTCGATCGCGACTTCGCGCTCAACCAGCCCCTCTCCCCTTTCGCCCTGGCCTTCCTCTCCGTGCTGGATCCGGATTCGCCGACGTATTCGCTCGACGTCATCTCGACTTTCGAGGCGATCCTGGATGATCCGCGGCAGCTGCTCAAGGCGCAGGAGTCGGCGGCGCGGAGAGAGGAGCTCGCGGCGCTGAAGGCCGACGGGGTCGACTACGTCGAGCGGATGGCCCTGCTCGAGGACGTCACCTACCCGCAGCCGCTGGGCGAGGAGCTCGAGGCGGCGTTCGAGACCTTCCGCGAGTCCCATCCCTGGGCTAAGGAGTTCGAGCTCTCGCCGAAGTCCGTGGTGCGCGACATGGTGGAGCACGCGATGACGTTTTCTGACCTCGTTGCCACCTACGGCTTGGCGCGCTCGGAGGGCGTGGTCTTGCGCTACCTCACCGACGCGTGGCGGACGCTGACGCATTCGGTGCCCGATTCCTACCTCACAGACGAGCTCGGCGATATCATCACCTGGCTCGGCGAGCTCGTCCGCCAGGTGGATTCCTCTCTCATCGACGAGTGGGCGCACATGGCCGACGAGGACACCCCGATTTCTCCTGAGACGCTTGAGCGCGAGCTGGCCTTCGGGGTTGAAGACCCGACGGCGCTGACCGCGAATCGCCGGGCGTTTAAGGTGATGGTGCGCAATTTCTTCTTCCGGCTCGTCGAGCTCTTCGCCTTCGAGAAAGAGGAGCAGCTCGACGAGGCCGTAGGCTACCTCGATCCCGAGTCGAGGCCCGTGTGGCCCGAGGAGCTGGACGGCTATTTCGATGAGTACGACGACGTGCTTATCGACGCCGATGCGCGCGGCCCGGAGTATTTCCGCCTCTCCGGCGAGCAGGGCCGCGAGTGGAGCGTCGTCCAGGTCATCCGCGACCCCGCAGGCGATAATGCTTTTCAACTACACGGGGTCGTCGACCTCGACGCCTCGGACGCCACCGGCGAGGTTCGGCTCAGCCGCCTCGAGGTCATCAAGGCATAA
- a CDS encoding LysR family transcriptional regulator, producing the protein MGNREYRPTLAQLRTFVTIAEHKHFGTAAHKLNISQPSLSQALVTLESGLGIQLIERSTRKVIVTPVGQELLPLAKATLDAADAFAARSRGALGVLSGALNIGVIPTLTPYILPEFLKLSCDHFPDLKPQVVEDRTAALLDRLRDGAIDVAVVALPTSQAGFDEQQLFTERLVAVTPASHPLAGRKNLTADELGELDAELAHPCRVEHAHTPTSAAFSVRASSLATIMHLVAEGLTATVLPESAVASECIRPGLSVATFDESVGAVRTIGLISRPSSSRSVEYRALGELISLAHSRVIERGKQLIGG; encoded by the coding sequence ATGGGCAATAGAGAATATCGGCCAACACTTGCACAGCTGCGAACCTTTGTCACTATCGCGGAGCACAAGCACTTCGGCACTGCCGCGCACAAGCTCAACATCTCGCAGCCCTCACTCTCCCAGGCCCTCGTCACCCTGGAGAGCGGGCTGGGGATTCAGCTTATCGAGCGCTCGACCCGCAAGGTGATTGTCACCCCCGTGGGCCAGGAGCTGCTCCCGCTGGCCAAGGCCACCTTGGATGCCGCCGACGCGTTCGCTGCGCGCTCCCGCGGCGCGCTCGGCGTCCTCTCCGGCGCACTCAACATCGGCGTCATCCCGACGCTCACGCCGTATATCCTCCCGGAGTTTCTCAAGCTCTCCTGCGACCACTTTCCGGACCTCAAGCCCCAGGTCGTCGAGGATCGTACGGCGGCGCTGTTGGATAGGCTGCGCGACGGCGCGATCGATGTGGCGGTCGTCGCGCTGCCGACGAGCCAGGCCGGGTTCGACGAGCAGCAGCTCTTCACCGAGCGCCTCGTGGCCGTCACCCCGGCATCGCACCCGCTGGCCGGGAGGAAGAACCTCACCGCCGACGAGCTCGGCGAGCTCGACGCCGAGCTCGCCCACCCCTGCCGGGTGGAACACGCCCACACGCCGACGAGCGCGGCGTTTTCGGTGCGCGCCTCTTCGCTGGCCACGATCATGCACCTCGTCGCCGAGGGCCTCACCGCAACCGTGCTGCCGGAATCCGCGGTTGCCAGCGAGTGCATCCGCCCGGGGCTGAGCGTGGCCACGTTTGATGAATCGGTGGGGGCGGTGAGGACTATCGGGTTGATCTCCCGGCCGTCGTCGTCACGCTCCGTGGAGTATCGCGCGCTCGGCGAGCTGATCTCGCTGGCGCACTCCCGGGTGATCGAGCGGGGCAAGCAGCTCATCGGGGGCTAG
- the hrpA gene encoding ATP-dependent RNA helicase HrpA, producing the protein MNDSHNAAAEQRAELYRRLGSVEIAEERRFKRRLDKARAPQAFAAIAADIDASAAVVAAREKAIPEITYPVQLPVSARRSDITELIAAHQVVIVAGETGSGKTTQIPKMLLELGRGRRGLIGHTQPRRLAARTVAERIADELGQSVGESVGYAIRFDDTVSPTSAVKLMTDGILLAEMQRDRYLNAYDTIVIDEAHERSLNIDFLLGYLKQLLPKRPDLKVVITSATIDPQRFAAHFADAEGNPAPIIEVSGRTYPVEVRYRPLVEVVGGKEVDTDMIDGVVSACEELMGEGEGDILCFFASERDIRDCMEAIEKKHWRGVEVTPLFGRLSNAEQHRVFSPHSGRRIVLSTNIAETSLTVPGIHYVVDTGLARISRYSTRTKVQRLPIEEISQASANQRSGRSGRVADGIAIRLYSEENFHARQEFTDPEILRTNLASVILQMISLRLGDISEFPFIEPPDQKSIRDGLLLLHELGATTDREAGGAPVLTAIGRDIARIPVDPKMARMLVEANRLGVLEDVTVIVAQMTIQDVRERPLEQQAQADQAHARFKDKESDFASALKLWDYIGQSRDELTGNSFRKRMKREFLHYMRIREWYDLVRQLRDVEKQLGYSRAEDVAGERDLESIHKSLLTGLLSNVGAREGNSKEFQGTRGTRFVIFPGSTLAKRPPEFVMAGELVETSRLFARDVAKIKPEWVEAAARDLLKHSYSEPVWSRKRSAAMVHQTSLLYGLPIVRDRLVPYHHVDAEAARSMFIRHALIAGDWNRHHTFIEHNDKALAEAAEVEEKVRRRGLVVDEDTLFDFYDSKLPATVTTARHFDSWWKKKRREDQHFLDFDPASLIDATVDASAEDFPSTWRQGSIDFDLRYTFEPGDPFDGVRVDIPVPLLAGFSAEGFDWLVPGLRLELVTELIRTLPKALRRSVVPAPDFAGLAMSRLSPGEGRLVDQLADALRALGGAGINAQDFRPTALPAHLRVTFAAIDKRGEVIDHDKDLHALKERQSGKIRSSVAKASRSSETTVARKWTAQTLGAVPESVTTTIEGNAVAAYPALEVTPDGVKVAVHATKAAADASMLTATLTLLLREIPISPGQMTKGLPLRQKVAVENYPHGGAQGLVDDARAATIRDLMLSHGGPVRTPEEFDELLSAVKPKVASGVRQKVVALAPALVAYGAIAQELDAWEGPAIEDMRAQLDFFLPEHAVTVHGTDRLAHLPRYIEAMRIRLDDMAIDPDRDADRQDAVASLTQRLEAKLRALPAAARKSREVKDIYWQLQELRVSLFAQRLGTPKPVSERRIEKMIDALGTGAR; encoded by the coding sequence ATGAACGATTCCCACAATGCAGCCGCCGAACAGCGCGCCGAGCTCTACCGGCGCCTCGGCTCCGTCGAGATCGCCGAGGAGCGCCGCTTCAAGCGCCGCCTTGATAAGGCGCGCGCCCCGCAGGCGTTTGCCGCCATTGCCGCAGACATCGATGCCTCCGCCGCGGTCGTCGCCGCGCGCGAGAAGGCGATCCCGGAGATCACCTACCCCGTGCAGCTCCCCGTCTCCGCGCGGCGCTCCGACATCACGGAACTGATCGCCGCCCACCAGGTCGTTATCGTCGCCGGCGAGACGGGATCGGGCAAGACCACCCAGATCCCGAAAATGCTCCTCGAGCTCGGCCGCGGCCGCCGCGGGCTCATCGGGCACACCCAGCCGCGTCGACTCGCCGCGCGCACGGTGGCCGAGCGCATCGCCGACGAGCTCGGGCAATCCGTGGGCGAGAGCGTGGGCTACGCCATTCGTTTCGACGACACAGTCAGCCCCACGAGCGCAGTCAAGCTCATGACGGACGGCATCCTGCTCGCCGAGATGCAGCGGGACCGCTACCTCAACGCCTACGACACAATCGTCATCGACGAGGCCCACGAGCGCTCCCTCAACATCGATTTCCTGCTGGGCTACCTCAAGCAGCTCCTGCCCAAGCGCCCGGACCTGAAGGTCGTGATCACCTCGGCGACGATTGACCCGCAGCGCTTCGCCGCCCACTTCGCCGACGCGGAAGGCAACCCCGCCCCGATCATCGAGGTCTCGGGGCGCACGTACCCCGTGGAGGTGCGCTACCGCCCGCTCGTCGAGGTCGTCGGGGGCAAAGAGGTTGACACCGACATGATCGACGGCGTCGTGAGCGCCTGCGAGGAGCTCATGGGCGAGGGAGAGGGAGACATCTTGTGCTTCTTCGCCTCCGAGCGCGACATCCGCGATTGCATGGAGGCCATCGAAAAGAAGCACTGGCGCGGGGTGGAGGTCACCCCCCTGTTCGGCAGGCTCTCCAACGCGGAGCAGCACCGCGTGTTCTCCCCGCACTCCGGGCGGCGCATCGTGCTCTCGACGAACATCGCCGAGACCTCCCTGACTGTGCCGGGCATCCACTACGTTGTCGATACCGGCTTAGCCCGCATCTCCCGGTATTCCACGCGCACGAAGGTCCAGCGCCTGCCCATCGAGGAAATCTCGCAGGCCTCCGCGAACCAGCGCTCCGGGCGCTCCGGCCGCGTCGCAGACGGCATCGCCATCCGCCTGTACTCCGAGGAGAACTTCCACGCCCGCCAGGAGTTTACTGATCCAGAGATCCTGCGCACGAACCTCGCCAGCGTCATCTTGCAGATGATCTCCCTGCGCTTGGGCGATATCTCCGAGTTCCCGTTCATCGAGCCGCCGGATCAGAAATCGATCCGCGATGGGCTGCTGTTGCTCCACGAGCTCGGGGCAACGACGGACCGCGAGGCCGGCGGCGCGCCTGTCCTCACCGCGATCGGCCGCGATATCGCCCGCATCCCGGTCGATCCGAAGATGGCGCGCATGCTCGTCGAGGCCAACCGGCTCGGCGTGTTGGAAGACGTCACGGTCATCGTCGCCCAGATGACCATCCAGGACGTGCGCGAGCGCCCACTCGAGCAGCAGGCCCAGGCCGATCAGGCGCACGCGAGGTTTAAAGACAAGGAGTCCGATTTCGCCTCCGCGCTCAAGCTGTGGGACTACATCGGGCAATCGCGCGACGAGCTTACCGGCAACTCCTTCCGCAAACGGATGAAGCGGGAGTTCCTGCACTACATGCGCATCCGCGAGTGGTACGACCTGGTGCGCCAGCTGAGGGACGTCGAAAAGCAGCTCGGATACTCGCGCGCGGAGGACGTCGCCGGGGAACGCGACCTCGAGTCCATCCATAAATCGCTGCTCACCGGGCTGTTGTCCAACGTCGGTGCGCGCGAGGGCAATTCCAAGGAGTTCCAGGGCACCCGCGGCACGCGCTTTGTCATCTTCCCCGGCTCGACGCTGGCGAAGCGCCCGCCGGAGTTCGTCATGGCTGGCGAGCTGGTGGAGACCTCGCGGCTCTTTGCGCGCGACGTGGCCAAGATCAAGCCCGAGTGGGTCGAGGCCGCAGCCCGTGATCTGCTCAAGCACAGCTACTCCGAGCCCGTGTGGTCGCGCAAGCGCTCGGCGGCGATGGTGCACCAAACCTCGCTGCTCTATGGGCTGCCGATCGTGCGCGACAGGCTCGTGCCCTACCATCACGTCGACGCGGAGGCGGCCCGCTCCATGTTCATCCGCCACGCGCTCATCGCCGGGGATTGGAACCGCCACCACACCTTCATCGAGCACAACGACAAGGCGCTGGCGGAGGCGGCCGAGGTCGAGGAGAAGGTGCGCCGGCGCGGCCTCGTCGTCGACGAGGACACGCTTTTTGACTTCTACGACTCGAAGCTACCGGCCACAGTAACCACCGCGCGGCACTTCGATTCCTGGTGGAAGAAGAAAAGGCGCGAGGACCAGCACTTCCTTGACTTCGATCCCGCATCGCTTATCGACGCCACCGTCGACGCCTCCGCGGAAGACTTCCCCTCCACCTGGCGCCAGGGGTCGATCGACTTTGACCTGCGCTACACCTTCGAACCCGGCGATCCCTTCGACGGGGTGCGGGTGGATATCCCCGTGCCGCTGCTCGCGGGCTTTTCCGCCGAGGGATTCGACTGGCTCGTCCCGGGCCTGCGCCTCGAGCTTGTCACCGAGCTCATCCGCACCCTGCCTAAAGCGTTGCGACGCTCCGTCGTCCCCGCGCCCGATTTCGCCGGCCTCGCCATGAGCAGGCTCTCCCCCGGCGAGGGCCGGCTCGTGGACCAGCTTGCAGACGCCCTGCGCGCGCTCGGCGGGGCGGGCATCAATGCCCAGGACTTTCGCCCCACCGCGCTACCCGCCCACCTGAGGGTTACCTTCGCCGCGATTGACAAGCGCGGCGAAGTCATCGACCACGATAAGGACCTCCACGCGCTCAAGGAGCGACAGTCGGGCAAGATCCGCTCCTCGGTGGCGAAGGCCAGCAGGTCGAGCGAGACGACGGTCGCGCGGAAGTGGACGGCGCAGACCCTCGGCGCGGTCCCCGAAAGCGTCACCACCACGATCGAGGGCAACGCAGTGGCGGCCTACCCCGCCCTCGAGGTCACCCCCGACGGCGTGAAGGTTGCGGTGCACGCCACGAAGGCCGCCGCCGACGCCTCGATGCTCACCGCGACGCTCACGCTCCTGCTGCGGGAGATCCCGATCTCGCCCGGGCAGATGACCAAGGGCCTACCGCTGCGCCAGAAAGTAGCGGTGGAGAACTACCCGCACGGCGGTGCGCAGGGGCTTGTTGACGACGCCCGGGCCGCCACCATCCGCGACCTCATGCTCTCCCACGGCGGCCCGGTGCGCACCCCGGAGGAGTTCGATGAGCTGCTCTCCGCCGTAAAGCCCAAGGTTGCCTCCGGGGTGCGCCAGAAGGTCGTCGCCCTCGCGCCGGCGCTCGTGGCGTACGGCGCTATCGCCCAGGAGCTCGACGCGTGGGAGGGCCCGGCGATTGAGGATATGCGCGCCCAGCTCGACTTCTTCCTGCCGGAGCACGCCGTGACGGTCCACGGCACCGACCGCCTCGCGCACCTGCCGCGCTACATCGAGGCGATGCGCATCCGGCTCGATGATATGGCCATCGACCCGGACCGGGACGCCGACCGCCAAGACGCGGTGGCCTCGTTAACGCAGCGCCTCGAAGCAAAGCTGCGCGCGCTGCCGGCGGCCGCGCGGAAGTCGAGGGAGGTCAAGGACATCTACTGGCAGCTCCAGGAGCTGCGCGTGAGCCTCTTCGCGCAGAGATTGGGCACGCCCAAGCCGGTGAGCGAGAGGCGGATCGAGAAAATGATCGACGCCCTGGGCACGGGGGCACGCTAG
- the nrdR gene encoding transcriptional regulator NrdR, with product MHCPFCHNDHSRVLDSRVIDAGSAIRRRRECAQCGGRFTTVEKAVLMVVKRNGVSEPFDRDKLINGVRRACQGRDVSDDALKRLAQQVEETVRSHGSSQVDANDVGLAVLEPLRALDEVAYLRFASVYKSFESADDFESEIRLMRRRDREDF from the coding sequence ATGCACTGCCCGTTTTGCCACAACGACCATTCCCGCGTGCTCGACTCCCGTGTCATCGACGCTGGATCGGCCATCCGCCGCCGCCGCGAGTGCGCACAGTGCGGGGGCAGGTTTACGACGGTGGAGAAGGCCGTGCTCATGGTGGTCAAGCGCAACGGGGTGAGCGAACCTTTCGACCGGGACAAGCTCATCAACGGCGTGCGCCGGGCCTGCCAGGGCCGCGACGTCTCGGACGATGCCCTCAAACGCCTCGCGCAGCAGGTCGAGGAGACGGTGCGCAGCCACGGCAGCTCACAGGTCGACGCGAACGATGTCGGCCTCGCCGTGCTCGAGCCGCTGCGTGCCCTCGACGAGGTTGCATACCTGCGCTTCGCCTCCGTGTACAAGTCCTTCGAATCGGCCGACGACTTCGAGTCCGAGATCCGGCTCATGCGCCGCCGCGACCGGGAGGACTTCTAG
- the lexA gene encoding transcriptional repressor LexA, with the protein MARKKDDTTLDLSVLSDRQRRILEVIQDAVVLRGYPPSIREIGDAAGLQSTSSVAYQLKELEKKGFLRRDPNKPRAVDLRHLPEPRSTREPAPKAPQAPEDASQARYIPVVGQIAAGSPILAEENVESYYPLPEELVGDGELYMLRVIGESMRDAGILDGDWVVVHSQPVAEEGDFVAALLDGEATVKEFHRDSTGVWLLPHNDAFTPIKGENAEIMGRVVSVFRTL; encoded by the coding sequence GTGGCCCGCAAGAAAGACGACACCACCCTCGACCTCAGCGTCCTGTCCGACCGCCAACGCCGCATCCTGGAGGTCATCCAGGATGCGGTAGTCCTGCGCGGGTACCCGCCGAGCATCCGCGAGATCGGCGACGCCGCCGGCCTGCAGTCCACCTCGTCCGTCGCCTACCAGCTCAAGGAGCTGGAAAAGAAGGGCTTCTTGCGGCGCGATCCGAACAAGCCCCGGGCGGTTGACCTGCGCCACCTGCCTGAGCCGAGGTCTACTCGCGAGCCCGCCCCAAAGGCCCCGCAGGCACCCGAGGACGCCTCCCAGGCGCGCTACATTCCCGTCGTCGGGCAGATAGCGGCGGGCTCGCCCATCCTCGCGGAGGAAAACGTCGAAAGCTACTACCCGTTGCCCGAGGAACTGGTGGGTGACGGCGAGCTCTACATGCTGCGCGTCATAGGCGAGTCGATGAGGGACGCCGGTATCCTCGACGGGGACTGGGTCGTCGTGCACTCTCAGCCCGTCGCGGAGGAAGGGGATTTCGTCGCCGCCCTGCTCGACGGCGAGGCGACGGTCAAGGAGTTCCACCGGGATTCGACCGGTGTCTGGCTGCTCCCCCACAACGACGCGTTTACCCCAATCAAGGGGGAGAACGCGGAGATTATGGGCCGGGTTGTTTCCGTTTTCCGCACGCTCTAG
- a CDS encoding DeoR/GlpR family DNA-binding transcription regulator, with the protein MYAEERRRQIASLTAIEGRVNVTDLAEKFHVTAETVRRDLAVLHRQGVVHRVHGGAVASQSFLTTEFSLDARSRSASTAKSAIAQAALRFVPEHSEGGIFLDAGTSISAFAKLLATDPRAASWPIVTNSLPIALDLSTAGLPHVHLLGGSVRAITQAVVGAMALRSLALMRADVAFIGTNALSVDHGLSTADAQEAAIKSAMVTNARMVVVLCDSTKIGNDYLVSFASLDDIDVVVTDSGAPESIVSELTERGVEVVTVGS; encoded by the coding sequence ATGTACGCAGAAGAACGCAGGCGCCAGATCGCCTCTCTAACGGCGATTGAGGGCCGCGTCAACGTCACCGACTTGGCGGAGAAGTTCCACGTCACGGCCGAGACGGTCAGGCGGGACCTCGCCGTGCTCCACCGGCAGGGGGTAGTGCACCGGGTCCACGGCGGCGCGGTGGCGAGCCAATCGTTCCTCACCACAGAGTTCTCGCTCGATGCCCGCTCCCGCTCCGCCTCGACGGCGAAGTCTGCCATCGCCCAGGCGGCGCTGCGATTTGTCCCGGAGCACTCCGAGGGCGGGATCTTTCTCGACGCGGGGACGTCGATTAGCGCCTTCGCGAAACTGCTCGCCACCGACCCGCGGGCGGCCTCGTGGCCAATTGTGACCAACTCGCTGCCGATCGCGCTCGATCTCTCCACGGCCGGCCTGCCCCACGTGCACCTGCTCGGCGGATCTGTCCGCGCGATCACGCAAGCCGTGGTCGGAGCGATGGCGCTGCGCTCGCTCGCGCTCATGCGCGCGGACGTCGCGTTCATCGGCACCAACGCGCTAAGCGTCGACCACGGCCTGTCCACCGCGGACGCGCAGGAGGCGGCGATTAAATCCGCCATGGTCACCAACGCCCGCATGGTGGTTGTGCTGTGCGATTCGACGAAAATCGGCAACGACTATTTGGTGAGCTTCGCCTCCCTCGACGACATAGATGTCGTCGTGACCGACTCCGGGGCGCCCGAGAGCATCGTCTCCGAGCTGACCGAGCGCGGCGTCGAAGTCGTCACCGTCGGCTCATAG
- a CDS encoding 1-phosphofructokinase family hexose kinase codes for MIITFTPNPSIDATLRLEVLSTGGVNRTVSAQREPGGKGINVSHACAKARCDTLAIAPCGPADPFTLICRNSGIPLKSVPISGPIRTNTTLTEADGTTTKINETGPLLSGQDIERIADTLIATVAESRADAVVMAGSLPPGAPPEWYATLAMSARKACPGALIAIDTSDDPLLRLGARLEQAAPDVLKPNAFELAHLTGADGALLESQAARGDFSRVVSAARELTDSGVKEVLVTLGAAGACLVTAEGAWAASPPPVAEVSTVGAGDSALAGYVMARVGGAPPAECVRRSVAYGSAATAIPGTGIPAPGDIDLARTEVVALA; via the coding sequence GTGATCATCACCTTTACCCCCAACCCCAGCATCGACGCCACGTTGAGGCTCGAGGTGCTCTCCACCGGTGGGGTGAACCGCACGGTGAGCGCGCAGCGCGAACCCGGGGGCAAAGGCATCAACGTCTCCCACGCGTGCGCGAAGGCGCGCTGCGATACCCTGGCCATCGCCCCGTGCGGCCCCGCCGACCCTTTCACGCTCATCTGCCGCAACTCCGGTATCCCTTTGAAATCCGTGCCCATCTCCGGCCCCATCCGCACGAACACCACGCTGACGGAGGCGGACGGGACGACGACGAAGATTAATGAGACAGGACCGCTGCTCAGCGGCCAGGACATCGAGCGCATCGCCGATACGCTCATTGCCACCGTCGCCGAATCGCGCGCGGACGCCGTGGTCATGGCCGGATCCTTGCCTCCTGGCGCGCCCCCGGAGTGGTACGCCACCCTCGCGATGTCCGCGCGCAAGGCCTGCCCGGGTGCGCTCATCGCCATCGACACCTCCGATGACCCGCTGCTCCGGCTCGGCGCGCGCCTCGAGCAGGCGGCCCCGGATGTGCTCAAGCCCAACGCGTTCGAGCTCGCGCACCTCACCGGGGCCGACGGGGCGCTTCTTGAGTCCCAGGCGGCCCGCGGCGATTTCTCCCGCGTGGTCTCCGCCGCGCGGGAGCTCACTGACTCCGGGGTCAAGGAGGTGTTGGTGACCCTGGGTGCGGCCGGCGCCTGCCTGGTCACCGCCGAGGGAGCGTGGGCCGCCTCCCCGCCGCCGGTGGCGGAGGTATCCACGGTCGGGGCCGGCGATAGCGCGCTGGCCGGCTACGTCATGGCCCGGGTGGGCGGCGCGCCGCCCGCCGAGTGCGTGCGCCGCAGCGTCGCCTACGGCTCTGCGGCGACGGCGATCCCCGGCACCGGCATCCCCGCGCCGGGGGATATTGACTTGGCACGCACTGAGGTCGTGGCCCTGGCATGA